AGATATGGATGAATTAGTGGAAAGTTCACTAAGAAAAGCTGCTTTATGGGACGAATGTAAGGATAAATTAAATGATAGTGGTTACTCTTTATCTGGTGGACAACAACAAAGATTATGTATTGCTCGAACCATCGCAATTGAGCCTGAAATAATTCTCATGGATGAGCCATGTTCAGCATTAGATCCCATCTCTACCTTGAAAATAGAAGAAACGATGCATGAACTTAAAAAGAATTACACAATAATTATCGTTACTCATAATATGCAGCAGGCATTAAGAGTTAGCGATATGACTGCATTTTTTAATGCAATTGAGTATGAAGATGGTGATGGAGGGAAAGTTGGTTATCTTGCAGAATTTAATTCGACAAAGAAAATTTTTAACTCTCCAAAAGAAAAAACTACCCAGGAATACATATCAGGTAAATTTGGTTGATGTTTAATTTTTACTTTTAAAAGAAAAATTTTTACCTTTAACAACTCTCAGGGGTAGACAAACAGTATAAATACCTATATAGTTATTTCGAATTAGTAAGTTTATCTTTGAAAAACTACCCTTTTCTACCTTTCTTGATTTTTGCAGGGGCGCTCATAACAACTGCAACAATAGGATTGCCCGTATTTACTTCATAATTTAAGAGTATTTCTATACAGGTATTCTTATGCTTTCAATATTAAAAAAAGAATTAATTGGAAGTCCTCATAAAACCTTAATAAAGGGAAATTTATTTGACTTTATAAAAAAAAGAGAGAATATGAATCTGTGTGGGAGTGACAAATCTGTATTAAAGCCATTTTTAAAAGTGGTTAATTTCTAATTTATTTATCATGGATAAAACTAAAGAACAGTTAGAAAAATTAAGAGAAGTTGCAGAAGCATCTCTTACAAAAACGGATGAACTTCAAAAAGTTCTTGCTCAAATCGAAGCTTTAATGTCTAGAGAAGAATCACAAACATTATCAAAGAAGAAATAATTATTTAAAAGAAAATTTGAGTTTTTGTACTTTTAATTACACCTCTACAATGCCAATGTAGTTATTAATTGGGTATGCAGAACCCGTTCCAAAGTTTTCTGTTAGGTCTCGAGGTCTTACCTTCTTTAAGTAAAAGACCTCTTTAATTTGTTTTTTTTATTATATTTTTATAAGCTGCTTAATCAGTTGATAACTTTATAGATTTCTTTCAAGCATACATTTACATCGA
The Prochlorococcus marinus XMU1411 genome window above contains:
- the pstB gene encoding phosphate ABC transporter ATP-binding protein PstB; translated protein: MIKTNKKTPKNVILSLENVSISYGTFEAVRNVFCNFKKGNITSLIGPSGCGKSTVLRSLNRMNDLIPNCSLKGTVLFDGTNIYDKRVDPVEVRRRIGMVFQQPNPFPKSIYENIAFGARINGFAGDMDELVESSLRKAALWDECKDKLNDSGYSLSGGQQQRLCIARTIAIEPEIILMDEPCSALDPISTLKIEETMHELKKNYTIIIVTHNMQQALRVSDMTAFFNAIEYEDGDGGKVGYLAEFNSTKKIFNSPKEKTTQEYISGKFG